Proteins encoded within one genomic window of Halobacteroides halobius DSM 5150:
- the cas6 gene encoding CRISPR system precrRNA processing endoribonuclease RAMP protein Cas6: protein MELEIMSLKFTLVAEDTIKLPQHPGSTFRGAFGHGLREIACNIEETKCKECDLKSSCAYSLLFNPFLVGKEKFRNSKRFKDKPRPFVFKPLTNRKEVFREGEQIEFKLNLFGYLDRFLPYIIKAWKYLENQGIGIGRGKFVLSEVWNLNQVAGKQERVYSKDFGFNQMTEAKITKEDVKQFQNIFTSNSICLKLVTPTLLKYKGEFVDKIEFHTLMRNLFRRLTSLSLFYGEEQLDIDFGSYLDQAEEIELVKDNTSWQSWERYSNRQNKRIKMKGLVGEVEYKGNLEKFLSYLILGQYVNVGKNTVFGLGNYKLIKN from the coding sequence ATGGAATTAGAAATAATGAGTTTGAAATTTACTTTAGTAGCAGAAGATACAATAAAGTTGCCTCAGCATCCTGGTTCAACATTCCGGGGTGCTTTTGGGCATGGCTTACGAGAGATAGCTTGTAATATAGAGGAGACAAAATGTAAAGAGTGTGATTTAAAGAGTAGTTGTGCTTATTCATTATTATTTAATCCATTTTTAGTAGGTAAAGAAAAGTTTAGAAATTCTAAGCGTTTTAAAGATAAGCCACGTCCATTTGTTTTCAAACCTTTAACTAATAGAAAAGAGGTTTTTAGAGAAGGTGAGCAGATAGAGTTTAAATTAAATTTATTTGGTTATCTTGATAGATTTTTGCCTTATATTATTAAAGCATGGAAGTATTTAGAAAACCAAGGAATTGGCATTGGAAGAGGTAAATTTGTTTTATCAGAAGTTTGGAATCTAAATCAAGTTGCAGGTAAGCAAGAGCGAGTATATTCTAAGGATTTTGGTTTTAATCAGATGACAGAAGCTAAAATTACCAAGGAAGATGTTAAGCAGTTTCAAAATATTTTTACATCCAATAGTATATGTTTGAAATTGGTTACTCCAACATTACTTAAATATAAAGGAGAATTTGTTGATAAGATAGAATTTCATACATTAATGAGAAATTTATTTAGAAGGTTAACTAGTTTAAGTTTGTTTTATGGTGAAGAACAGCTTGATATTGACTTTGGTTCTTATCTTGATCAAGCTGAAGAAATTGAATTAGTTAAAGATAATACTAGTTGGCAGAGTTGGGAGCGTTACTCTAATCGTCAAAATAAAAGGATAAAAATGAAAGGTTTAGTAGGAGAAGTAGAATATAAAGGTAACTTAGAAAAATTTTTATCTTATTTGATATTAGGCCAATATGTTAATGTAGGTAAGAATACTGTTTTTGGATTAGGGAATTATAAATTAATAAAGAATTAG
- the miaB gene encoding tRNA (N6-isopentenyl adenosine(37)-C2)-methylthiotransferase MiaB: protein MSTEGRYFIRTYGCQMNEHDSEKLAGVLKDIGYKPADELAKADVIILNTCCVRENAELKVFGKLGEIKQIKKENPGLIVGICGCMMQQEEVVNKIKQRYNFVDIVFGTHNIHRFPELLQEIKAENQSLVEVWDDSREVIGDMPTNREEDHKAKVNIIHGCDNYCTYCIVPYVRGSERSRSQEDIIKEIKKLVADGVKEVMLLGQNVNSYGKDLGQDLDFADLLTAVNKIKGLPRIRFMTSHPRDFSDKLIEAVTNLENVCEHFHLPIQSGSDKLLKKMNRGYTKEEYLDLVTKLKAKNPKAAISTDLIVGFPGETEEDFAETMELYKQVRFDRAFTFIYSKRTGTPAAKMEEQVPEEKKKERHQRLLDLQSKIGLEENKKLKGEIVEVLVDGPSKKDPNKLSGRTRTDKIVIIESDQDLTGEIINVKINKAQSWTLFGKIVN, encoded by the coding sequence ATGTCAACAGAGGGAAGATATTTCATAAGGACCTACGGGTGTCAGATGAATGAACATGATTCAGAAAAATTAGCTGGAGTTTTAAAGGATATAGGGTATAAGCCAGCTGATGAATTAGCAAAAGCAGATGTTATTATTTTAAATACTTGTTGTGTGCGAGAAAATGCTGAGCTTAAGGTTTTTGGAAAGCTTGGTGAAATAAAACAGATAAAAAAAGAAAATCCAGGTTTGATTGTAGGAATTTGTGGTTGTATGATGCAACAAGAAGAGGTAGTAAATAAGATAAAGCAAAGATATAATTTTGTTGATATTGTTTTTGGGACACATAATATTCATCGTTTTCCTGAGCTATTACAAGAGATTAAAGCTGAAAATCAAAGTTTAGTTGAAGTTTGGGATGATTCTAGAGAAGTAATTGGTGATATGCCAACAAACCGTGAGGAAGATCACAAAGCTAAGGTTAATATTATTCACGGTTGTGATAATTATTGTACCTACTGTATTGTTCCGTATGTAAGAGGAAGTGAAAGAAGTAGATCACAAGAAGATATTATTAAGGAAATTAAAAAATTAGTAGCTGATGGAGTTAAAGAAGTAATGTTACTGGGGCAGAATGTTAATTCTTACGGAAAAGATCTAGGTCAAGATTTAGATTTTGCTGACTTATTAACTGCGGTAAATAAAATTAAGGGATTACCTAGAATTAGATTTATGACTTCACATCCACGAGATTTTAGTGATAAATTAATTGAAGCTGTAACTAATTTAGAAAATGTTTGTGAACACTTCCATCTGCCAATTCAATCAGGAAGTGATAAACTTTTAAAAAAGATGAATCGTGGTTATACTAAAGAGGAATACTTAGATTTAGTGACAAAACTAAAAGCTAAAAATCCTAAAGCAGCAATTAGTACTGATCTTATTGTTGGATTTCCTGGAGAGACGGAAGAAGATTTTGCTGAAACTATGGAATTATACAAGCAGGTAAGATTTGATAGAGCATTTACTTTTATTTATTCTAAGCGAACAGGAACCCCAGCTGCTAAAATGGAAGAACAAGTTCCAGAAGAAAAGAAAAAAGAACGCCACCAAAGGTTATTAGATTTACAAAGTAAGATTGGATTAGAAGAAAATAAGAAATTAAAAGGTGAAATAGTAGAAGTTTTAGTGGACGGGCCAAGCAAAAAAGACCCTAATAAGTTATCTGGTAGAACCAGAACTGATAAGATTGTTATCATCGAATCGGATCAAGATTTGACAGGCGAGATAATTAATGTTAAGATAAACAAGGCACAAAGTTGGACTTTATTTGGTAAGATTGTAAATTAA
- the cas4 gene encoding CRISPR-associated protein Cas4 → MLITVTDIKQYIYCQRIIYFTYCMPLQRKKTYKMKFGKEQHQRSEELEPRRTLQRYGLEEGEKKFGVDLVSQRLGLRGKMDLLVVDDDNYIPIELKYSTRKPGLHHKYQLAAYCLLTEDKYQTSIRKGVIHLIPKKETFEVEITANLRRKVKQVIKEIKELISLEQMPAPVKAKGKCRDCEYRNFCGDV, encoded by the coding sequence ATGCTAATTACTGTAACTGATATTAAGCAGTATATCTATTGTCAGCGAATAATTTATTTTACTTATTGTATGCCCTTACAGAGAAAGAAAACTTATAAGATGAAGTTTGGGAAAGAGCAGCATCAGCGTAGTGAAGAACTAGAGCCGAGAAGAACTCTACAACGATATGGTTTAGAAGAGGGAGAGAAAAAGTTTGGAGTAGATTTAGTTTCGCAAAGATTAGGTTTAAGAGGGAAGATGGATCTGTTAGTAGTTGATGATGATAATTATATCCCAATTGAGCTTAAGTATTCCACTAGGAAACCTGGATTACATCATAAATATCAATTAGCAGCTTACTGTTTATTAACTGAAGACAAGTATCAAACTTCAATTAGGAAAGGAGTGATCCATTTGATTCCTAAAAAAGAAACTTTTGAAGTAGAGATTACTGCCAATTTAAGAAGAAAAGTAAAGCAAGTAATTAAAGAAATCAAAGAACTAATAAGTCTAGAGCAGATGCCAGCTCCTGTAAAAGCAAAGGGCAAATGTAGAGATTGCGAATACAGAAATTTCTGTGGTGATGTGTAA
- the cas3 gene encoding CRISPR-associated helicase Cas3', which yields MKEGFEPFKYQREVAEAILNGENVILQAPTGAGKTLASTMPYIIANEEGMNFPKKLIYSTPRRTLVNSLYSDILDEIKKGDFTKEYDVTIQTGEKKEDRYFNGDIIFTTFDQSLSSALSMPISLSNRLGNINVGAFLSSYLIFDEFHLFDLSGSYTTTVLLLEKLKDKVPFCVMTATISEEKINALADKLDARVIRADSSEYLADIVTQQGKERRIFTKDNSLDAEEIVKLHNQIEGQSKKSIVMCNRVENAQQIYEDINKLVNKEDGIETLLIHSRFLDEDRKRKEKQIKKLFAKDNDDSNVILVSTQVIEVGIDITSDIMHTEISAIDSFLQRIGRCARYRNQTGKVYVYDVLNEGDNKYLPYDDEVTLKTFSALQEIDGEVLTSELSQQIIDRVYSEETDVDAVANEKVDCSSDEFIKESWKLPDKDRFNNLIRNVIACSIVISPWVYDNCSPYNYQSLSISPGTLRSKVAEIAKETDDWLVKKVIERDDDSDFKYTYGETTADEIYPNNLYILNPDYFGYNLETGLVFDGTGKKFDPLPISNQEPDYDNTYKEESYLQHIESMNKEVPELEREMSYAIELIKDEFDLSADDFRDIVEFTIWAHDLGKLQEEWQLAHKRDEYDFIAHAERKSKPPSHAAESFWIVLELLEDFIFDYLENEGKIVDIIGKAMISHHSLNLNRTDKYTISTTVKKHLLNINADFFTEKDLTQFINKRADRLLLSLSVGEDISDEIRVRSINQYLFYFVLVRILRLADQRATKKLNQDNI from the coding sequence ATTAAAGAGGGGTTTGAGCCTTTTAAATATCAGAGAGAAGTTGCTGAAGCAATATTAAATGGAGAAAATGTTATCTTGCAGGCTCCAACTGGGGCAGGAAAGACCTTAGCTTCGACTATGCCTTATATAATTGCTAATGAAGAAGGTATGAATTTTCCTAAAAAATTGATTTATTCTACTCCGAGAAGAACTTTAGTGAATAGTTTATATTCTGATATTTTAGATGAGATTAAAAAAGGTGATTTTACTAAAGAGTATGATGTTACAATTCAAACGGGAGAGAAAAAAGAAGATAGATATTTTAATGGGGATATTATTTTTACTACTTTTGATCAAAGTTTATCGTCAGCTCTAAGTATGCCAATATCATTATCAAACAGATTAGGGAATATCAATGTAGGAGCATTTCTATCTTCCTATTTAATCTTTGATGAGTTTCACCTCTTTGATTTAAGTGGATCTTATACTACAACTGTATTGTTATTAGAAAAGCTAAAAGATAAAGTCCCTTTCTGCGTTATGACAGCTACTATCTCAGAAGAAAAAATAAATGCTTTAGCTGATAAGTTAGATGCTAGAGTAATTAGAGCAGATAGTTCAGAATATTTAGCAGATATAGTTACTCAACAAGGTAAGGAACGAAGAATTTTTACTAAAGATAATTCTTTAGATGCTGAAGAAATAGTTAAACTGCATAATCAAATCGAGGGCCAATCTAAAAAGAGTATTGTAATGTGTAATCGAGTAGAGAATGCTCAACAAATATACGAAGATATAAATAAATTAGTTAATAAGGAAGATGGAATAGAGACGTTACTTATTCACTCGAGATTTTTAGATGAAGACCGAAAGAGAAAAGAAAAGCAGATAAAGAAATTATTTGCTAAAGATAATGATGATAGCAATGTAATTTTAGTAAGTACTCAAGTTATTGAGGTTGGAATAGACATTACTTCTGATATTATGCATACTGAAATTTCTGCTATAGATTCTTTTTTACAACGGATTGGAAGATGTGCTAGATATCGTAATCAAACTGGAAAGGTATATGTTTACGATGTGTTAAATGAAGGAGATAATAAATATTTACCTTATGATGATGAGGTTACATTAAAGACATTTTCAGCTTTACAGGAAATTGATGGAGAAGTATTAACCTCTGAACTTTCCCAACAAATAATTGATAGAGTTTATAGTGAAGAAACAGATGTTGATGCTGTAGCTAATGAAAAGGTAGACTGTAGTTCTGATGAATTTATTAAAGAGAGTTGGAAACTTCCTGATAAAGATAGGTTTAATAATTTAATCAGAAATGTAATTGCCTGTAGCATAGTAATTTCTCCTTGGGTATATGATAATTGTTCTCCTTATAACTATCAGAGTTTAAGTATTTCACCTGGGACATTACGAAGTAAAGTAGCAGAAATAGCTAAAGAAACTGATGATTGGTTAGTAAAAAAAGTAATAGAACGTGATGATGATAGTGATTTTAAATATACTTATGGAGAAACAACCGCTGATGAGATTTATCCTAATAATCTTTATATTTTAAATCCAGATTACTTTGGATATAATTTAGAAACTGGTTTAGTTTTTGATGGCACAGGTAAAAAGTTTGACCCATTGCCTATATCAAATCAAGAACCTGATTATGATAATACTTATAAAGAAGAAAGTTATTTGCAGCATATTGAAAGTATGAACAAGGAAGTACCAGAATTAGAAAGAGAAATGAGTTATGCAATTGAATTGATTAAGGATGAATTTGATTTGAGTGCTGATGATTTTAGAGATATAGTGGAGTTTACTATTTGGGCCCATGATTTGGGTAAGTTGCAAGAGGAATGGCAGTTGGCCCATAAAAGAGATGAATATGATTTTATAGCCCATGCGGAAAGAAAAAGCAAACCGCCAAGCCATGCAGCAGAGAGTTTTTGGATTGTATTAGAATTATTAGAAGATTTTATTTTTGATTACTTAGAGAATGAAGGAAAAATAGTTGATATTATTGGTAAAGCTATGATTTCACATCATTCTTTAAACTTAAATAGAACTGATAAGTATACTATTTCTACAACTGTTAAAAAACATTTATTAAATATAAATGCTGACTTTTTCACAGAGAAAGATTTAACACAATTTATAAATAAAAGAGCAGATAGATTGCTTTTAAGTTTATCAGTTGGAGAGGATATTTCAGATGAAATAAGAGTAAGAAGTATTAATCAATATTTATTCTATTTTGTCTTAGTTAGGATCTTAAGATTAGCTGATCAACGAGCAACTAAAAAGTTAAATCAAGACAATATTTAG
- a CDS encoding DevR family CRISPR-associated autoregulator translates to MSKEVYSISINGKVGLNLHDLNNEKSEGNQLTTRNVTITDGAGKLATVNAVSGDMLKHIQSSHLYKTAKENEDLPLCQGCEKFDANRITIDDDFDEFTKDSDNTKTDIVDEMLSRCVLDDMEGILVTNNKKNVGRDSTVEFGWLVAIPEEFNSENLFHVKYSDLEKSEGSGKNEGQNIFYRPVNSGQYAVVNNLEISRIGYNDISKEYALDKEDIETRYKALLKSIMLTYYSPEGAMRNTQAPHMTSFEGVVSISYSSVPAPTVSALNPDYSQQIESITETLNGIGEKVELKEFESIAEFCNIIKELIDNTAPYGAKEE, encoded by the coding sequence ATGAGTAAAGAAGTTTATTCTATTTCTATTAATGGTAAAGTAGGTTTGAATTTGCATGATCTAAATAATGAAAAGTCAGAAGGAAATCAGTTAACAACGAGGAATGTAACTATTACTGATGGCGCAGGAAAACTAGCTACAGTCAATGCTGTATCAGGTGATATGTTAAAGCATATTCAATCTAGTCATCTTTATAAAACTGCTAAAGAAAATGAAGATTTACCATTATGTCAAGGATGCGAAAAATTTGATGCTAATCGAATCACAATTGATGATGATTTTGATGAGTTTACTAAGGATTCAGATAATACTAAAACTGATATTGTAGATGAAATGTTAAGTAGATGTGTTTTGGATGATATGGAAGGTATCTTAGTTACAAATAATAAAAAGAATGTGGGGCGAGATTCTACTGTAGAATTTGGTTGGTTAGTAGCTATCCCAGAAGAATTTAATTCAGAGAACCTATTCCATGTTAAATATTCTGATTTGGAAAAAAGCGAAGGTAGTGGCAAAAACGAAGGACAGAATATCTTTTATCGTCCGGTTAATTCGGGCCAATATGCTGTAGTTAATAATCTTGAAATCTCAAGAATTGGTTATAATGATATTTCTAAAGAATATGCACTAGATAAAGAAGATATTGAGACAAGATACAAAGCATTATTGAAATCGATTATGTTAACTTATTATTCTCCTGAAGGAGCAATGAGAAATACTCAAGCACCTCATATGACAAGCTTTGAAGGGGTAGTTAGTATTAGTTATAGTTCAGTTCCAGCTCCTACAGTTAGTGCTTTAAATCCAGATTATAGTCAACAGATTGAATCTATTACTGAAACTTTAAATGGAATAGGAGAGAAAGTAGAATTAAAAGAGTTCGAATCTATAGCAGAATTTTGTAATATAATTAAGGAACTTATTGATAATACAGCTCCTTATGGTGCTAAAGAGGAGTAA
- a CDS encoding helix-turn-helix transcriptional regulator yields MSNNLKDDNLKKISKLIKFINLTETKYATYDREELMDILDISETTFYRYLKQLNNEVEVPIKYDRKTKGYKIRQDYYMKPPQLTLSETLALVVSSNSILNNSQLPYYEETNMAITKIIASLPDNMTDLLSGFEDKIDFSLNSLVDYGECRDIFNKLRDAIQNETNVWMQYYSYNKDKISERVVSPYILNFKKGFLYLIAYCHKRNDTRMFRLDRIKKMKVTKDKFKYPDDFSLKEYLGNAWGVMRSGDDVEVKIKFTGDIARWIKDNNYHPTQEVEELEGDSVLMSFVTCSLNEVKGWVMKYGANAEVLEPQSLRDEIKEDIERMNQVYNK; encoded by the coding sequence ATGAGTAATAATTTAAAGGATGATAATTTAAAGAAAATAAGTAAATTGATTAAGTTTATTAATTTGACAGAAACAAAATATGCGACTTATGATCGAGAAGAATTAATGGATATCTTAGATATTTCTGAGACTACTTTTTATCGTTATCTGAAACAACTAAATAATGAAGTTGAAGTTCCTATTAAGTATGATAGAAAGACTAAAGGTTATAAAATTAGACAAGATTACTATATGAAACCCCCTCAATTAACCCTTTCAGAAACGCTTGCTTTAGTAGTTAGTAGCAATAGTATTTTAAATAATAGTCAGTTGCCTTATTATGAAGAAACCAATATGGCTATTACCAAGATTATAGCTAGTTTACCTGATAATATGACTGATTTGCTTTCTGGGTTTGAAGATAAAATTGATTTTAGTTTAAATTCTTTGGTTGATTATGGTGAATGTCGAGATATTTTTAATAAATTAAGGGATGCAATTCAAAATGAAACTAATGTTTGGATGCAGTATTATAGCTATAATAAAGATAAGATTAGTGAACGAGTTGTATCACCCTATATTTTAAACTTTAAGAAAGGTTTCTTGTACTTAATTGCTTATTGCCATAAGAGAAACGATACTAGGATGTTTAGATTAGATAGAATTAAGAAAATGAAGGTTACTAAAGATAAATTTAAATATCCAGATGATTTCTCCTTAAAAGAATACTTAGGAAATGCCTGGGGCGTAATGAGAAGTGGAGATGATGTTGAAGTTAAGATTAAATTCACTGGTGATATAGCCAGATGGATTAAAGATAATAATTATCATCCTACCCAAGAGGTTGAAGAATTAGAAGGTGATAGTGTTTTAATGAGTTTTGTTACCTGTAGTTTAAATGAAGTTAAAGGCTGGGTTATGAAGTATGGAGCTAATGCAGAGGTGCTTGAGCCACAAAGTTTAAGAGATGAGATTAAAGAAGATATTGAGAGGATGAATCAAGTATACAATAAATAA
- a CDS encoding YlbF family regulator: MAIMEKAQNLADAIVNSEEYSNLRDAEAEVSKDESAQQLLQQYQAEQRKLQMAQMNGQEVNEDMKNDLQALQAKMQENTKVKELMDAQQKFNKVMETVNKVISGALSPEEENDAEGCGGGCC; the protein is encoded by the coding sequence ATGGCAATTATGGAAAAAGCACAAAATTTAGCTGATGCTATTGTTAATTCGGAAGAATATAGTAACCTAAGGGATGCTGAAGCAGAAGTATCTAAAGATGAGTCTGCACAGCAACTTCTACAGCAATATCAAGCTGAACAAAGAAAATTACAAATGGCACAAATGAATGGGCAAGAAGTAAATGAAGATATGAAAAATGATCTACAAGCACTTCAAGCTAAAATGCAAGAGAATACTAAAGTTAAAGAACTAATGGATGCGCAACAGAAGTTTAATAAAGTAATGGAAACTGTTAATAAAGTTATCTCTGGAGCTTTAAGTCCAGAAGAAGAAAATGATGCTGAAGGATGCGGTGGCGGTTGCTGCTAA
- the cas4a gene encoding type I-A CRISPR-associated protein Cas4/Csa1: MYFLTSEERQKLVRGLLPKARQMEISDELRGWNWNQPPLEAMYEEKLALYEIAGKYCPTGRDLYLRKVEGVKTEWNQAMIQGKVLHDTLAELLVKAKKLMYCHGIEGQKIIIEKLQEVSFVALEKWESKLDQEFYLELKEKIKLMWQFEYNQLVVRMQGLLAKQPYIGVDSLVNLTIPIVVEQKLDGSFLGLSSYLSADAFNYCEPMILDLKFGKPKDFHKLTITGYALVMESIYSYPVSVGCLVYPEFRGDRIVVKKEFEIIDDELRQWFIEERDEKMRMVCEEIDPEVAQNCYQTCPYYEQCY, translated from the coding sequence ATGTATTTTTTAACCTCAGAAGAAAGACAAAAGTTGGTGCGAGGATTATTGCCTAAGGCCCGTCAGATGGAAATTTCAGATGAATTAAGAGGTTGGAACTGGAATCAACCTCCTTTGGAAGCAATGTATGAAGAGAAGTTGGCCCTTTATGAAATAGCAGGGAAGTATTGTCCTACAGGAAGAGATTTATATTTAAGAAAAGTAGAAGGAGTAAAGACAGAATGGAATCAGGCTATGATTCAGGGGAAAGTATTACATGATACTCTAGCAGAATTATTAGTTAAAGCTAAGAAACTGATGTATTGCCATGGAATAGAAGGACAAAAGATTATCATAGAGAAATTACAGGAAGTATCTTTTGTTGCTTTAGAAAAGTGGGAGAGTAAGTTAGACCAAGAATTTTATCTAGAATTAAAAGAAAAAATTAAGTTAATGTGGCAATTTGAATATAATCAATTGGTAGTTAGAATGCAAGGTTTATTAGCTAAACAACCTTATATTGGAGTAGATTCTTTAGTTAACTTAACTATTCCGATTGTAGTAGAGCAAAAACTAGATGGATCATTTTTAGGGCTTAGTTCTTATTTAAGTGCTGATGCCTTTAATTATTGTGAACCAATGATTTTAGATTTAAAATTTGGCAAACCAAAAGATTTTCATAAATTAACGATTACTGGCTATGCTTTGGTAATGGAGTCGATCTATTCCTATCCTGTATCAGTTGGTTGTTTAGTATATCCTGAATTTAGGGGAGATAGAATAGTGGTCAAAAAAGAGTTTGAGATTATTGATGATGAATTACGCCAGTGGTTTATTGAAGAGCGAGATGAGAAGATGAGGATGGTCTGTGAAGAAATTGATCCCGAAGTAGCTCAAAACTGTTATCAAACTTGTCCTTATTATGAACAGTGTTACTGA